Genomic window (Geotrypetes seraphini chromosome 17, aGeoSer1.1, whole genome shotgun sequence):
gtatttttctgtgATATATACCTTTAgtttgtttgtagtgtttgtatggtgttctatgtatgctattctatgaaaattttgtgatatttttgcaaattttaaattaataaatatgtacaatatttctaattttgtaatttgagtacattgctctgatattatagtatttttctgtggtatatacccttcagggatttctttttcttatctttgagattTACTTTTGAATCCCATTGTTTAATGGTTGTagctctctgttttattttttgtttagtatTCTCAAGACACACATATACACTTTTGCTCTTTACTCTTCAGCCACACACATGTACATGCCATGCACTGCCACTTATCAGACAGACAGATCCACTCTCTTCTGGTGCTGGGATGCCTCTTGCTCTTCATTTGCTCATTTGGTCACTGACCCCCGCTCCCTCCACCATCATGCTAGGTTGTTGAATTTGCTGCCTGCTTTTTTTCTCAACCTGCAACAGtggaccctaaccctaacccttttCTCTTACATTCTcaacaaccccctccccataAGTTACTCATCCAGGGCTCAGTCTCCCTCACAGCATTTGCACTGCACATGAGCTGTCCCATAGCTCACCCTTTCCTTCCTGTGGCTAGAGCACCCATCCCACTGGCTGAAGTCACTAATGTAGGGAGAGGATTGGAGACTTATACAGGGCCAAACTCTGAAAAACATCTAGACATTTACCATAGTCATGTTTATTTCAAAACTTTCTATGAGTATCAGTCTGTCTAATGAGTGGGTCAGAGCAAGTTGAAAGGAATGCCATAGTTGAGATAGAACACATAAACTAAAAGtgatataataataaaatcaaaaggaatttttaaaaaattaaaatgagaaaaATTAACAAATTAGACAGTTAATTTACAAGTCTGTACCCTGAGAAAAAGCCAGATAGTTGGCAATCTTGTTCCCCTGAATCCTGAGCACATCTGACAGGGTCCCTCTTAACATCTGGACTAAGAAGGGCCTCGTTTATCTACATTTCAATCCACCCCGACtacaataattggaagaatttcaaATTAAGAGTCCCTgagtaggaacataagaatagccttactgggtcagaccaatggtccatcaagcccagcagcccgttctcacggtggccaatccaggtcactagtacctggccaaaacccaaagagtagcaatattccatgctaccgatccatagcaagcagtggcttcccccatgtctttctcaataacagactatgaacttttcctccaggaaattgtctccGAAGATGGGGAAGCCCCTCCTTCCCTGTGTCCTCCTACACTGATTGGAATCGTAGTGCGGGGTCACATGGAAATGGTGTTCTTAGGAGGAATGCTTTGAGAGACATCAAGTTCTCTATATAACAAAGGTCCTCAATGCAACCAGCCACAATGGCCTCTAAAAACCCTCCAGAAACATGGTTGCTTAGAGAGGTTTTCCATGATCAGATTGTTCTATGAAAGGATGTTGGCCAAAGTACAGGAATGCAATGAATCCTCCGATTGCTTCTCAGTCTCAGATGGCACAAAGCAAGATTCTGTTTTGGCACCAAGCATCTTCTGTACTGTTTTTATTTCCATGATTCTCCTGGGTGCCTTCCAGGACATGGATCGAGGTATTTACATTCAATCATGCACAGGTGGAGGGTTGGTTAGCTCCAGATGCCTACAGGCTCATTTTAAGGTGGTGGAATCAGTTATTAGGGATTTGTTTTTGTAGATTCCTGGGCCCACTCAATAAAGGGCTTCCAGGTTATCATAGACCAGTTTGGCTAGGCAGCTGAATACTTCAGGCTATCCATCGGTGTCACTAGAAACTCCCACATTGTCATAAACTGATCCTGAATATTTCTAAAGGACCAAAGATAAAGAACTTCCATCATTTCCTAGACCCTTTCTCTGAAGAAGAAGAGGCCTATGCTAGAATATCCATTTTTGTCAATACTTAAAAAGTTATCACAACCTACGAAGACTTGTTTTGGCCAAGAAAAACATGGCTTCTAGAGTTCTACATGACAGGATGACACTGTCAAACTCAGAGACTAGGGTCAGATGTCTTGGGTAATGTTATAGCATCACAAACAtagttttaaattatttttaaagcaAAAATCTTACATTGTACTGTACTTGTTTGTTCTTTGCAAGGTAGAGCCCAGAGCACTGGGAAGCTTAAGTTTTCATTTCATATTTTTCTAGAGGCTAATTAGGCTTCTGAGCACTGGCTGGGTGGAACAATAAAATGCAATTGTATCCTTAACACAATAGGTTTCTTtcttacaaaataattgaactctGTATATTCTAGTATAGcttgagggagggaagaaaggaaaagaGTCCCAGGAAATGCAAATGAATCAATGCGGAAACTAAACACAAAAAAAAGAGAGCAGAAAGATGGTGATGAGTGTGAATTAGGTAAggacagaaaatgaaaaactgaaaGTTGTGACCAATGGATGGAATCATCAGTTACACCCTGATCTTACAGTACCAGCCTtattagggaaagggattggcaattgtatactgcctttttgtagttttgcaaccacactcaaagcacttTACATACAAGtagttcaagcattttccccatctgtcccgctaggctcacaatctaatgtatctggggcaatggggggattaagtgacttgcccagggtcacaaggagcagcatgggtgctgtggctgtagctctaatcactgcaccacactctcctccttatTAATACTGAGGCTGTGTTTATGACAGGAGTTAAGGAAGTTGATTCTCATAAAGGCTGCACAAGAAGTCTAGGtcctttgattgggtgactagagaattgggtagaggatgtgtgctagatgtagtccacctggatttcagcaaagcctttaacacgGTTCTGCATAGGAGGCTTATCAATAAACTTAGTGGGCTGAAAtcaggacccaaagtggtgacctGGATTCGAAattggttgacggacagatgacGTGGTAGTGAATGAAATTTCCTCAGTGGAAAGAAAGGCGAGTAGTGGCATGCCTCAGGGACTGGTATTGGGGCatgttctgttcaatatatttgtaagtgatatttctgaaggaatagaagaaaaaaatgtgtatttttgcagatgacatgaatatttgcaacatagtagatatGCTGGAGGGAACAGAAAACATGAGAAGAGATTTGTGAATGTTGAAAGAATGGTCTGATGTATGGTAGTTAAAATTTAGTGCAAAgatgtgcagagtgatgcacttggggaataaaaatccaaaggagctgtatgctggagggggggggggcggttgagAATCTGATATGCATGTTCAAGGAGAGAGACCTTggtgtgatagtgtctgaggatctcaaggctaTGAAACAATGTGACAAAACAGTGGCCATAAccagaaggatgttgggctgCATAGAGAGAAAACTCGCCTCTCTACAAGTcgttggtgaggtcccacttggaatattgtgttcaagtTCTGGAAGCTGTACCTTACTatggacataagaagacttgaagcagtccagaggaaggcaacaaaaatgatagctGGATTGCATCAAGAGACTTATGAGAAGAGGCTCGAATACCAGACTATGTacagtataccctagaggaaagaagggatagaggagatatgatacagacatttaaacacTTGAATAGTATTAATCTACAAGCAAATCTTTTCTGGAGATGGAGAAGCAGTAAAACAACAGGAGGTTGCAAGATGGTAGACTTAAGAATAACGTCAGGAAATACTTCGTCCCAGAGTGGGGGGTGGATGCCTGGAACACCTTCCCTGTAGAAAGGGTGGAGGCAAAGACCACATCGGAGTTCAAAAATTAATGGGATAGAGTCAAAGGATTCCTAAATAGAAAGGATAGTATTGACACACGACTTGACAGATCAAACACTATAACTTCATTTATGATGCCCTGGAATGGTGCTTAAGTGTAAGCCCCAGCAATGGGGAAGTGAAAATGATGCTGGACGGACTTCTTTGGTCTTTGTCTTGTATATGGCAACATGGATGGGGAGGGGATAGAGTTAGCTTTgacggcaactccagcagtggagGACTGGAGCCAATGCCGGACAGGCTTCCACAGTCTCTGTCCCATAAGCAGCAAGAAGGATGTGCATTTTATACCACAACCAAATCATCTGAGTACAGGCCTTACCtatcttggggggggcaggggaagacaCCTTATaggggaacttagcaagtaaaattaaTAATTACTGGTTTGTTGCTATGATCCTATCTTAATACAGACCACTTGCTATGTTCTTTGGCATAAgtttcatttaaaaaattattctaATTGTTTAGCAGAGCTTGTAACCTATTTAGGAAGACAACTATATCTTAACCAATGGCAATAAAGCAGTGGCATGTCTCCATGTGATTCAGAGAAGTAACTCTAGAATCCAGAAGATATGGAAATCTCTTATTGCTGAGGGACCTGCTCATTCCACCAGAGGGCATTTAATCAGACAGAACCAATTTAACATAAATTTTCCCAGAGCACTGATTGGGAAAGGACAGGGAAGGGGCACTACAAGATGGGGAGGTTCAACAAGCATTTCTTATCTTCAAAGAAATTAGATACTTTAATTAGGGCCAACATTTCTAATTAGTTACTTTAAGGCAGTGCCTGGGAGAAAGCTCTGGAAAGTGAACAATCTACATAAagagatgtttggggggggggaggtatgccAGGAGAGCAATTCCTGTCCATGTGGAACTAGGGTGCTTCCTGAGATGCACTGCTTGGCCCCCACTGCTAAGACCAAGGAGGATCAGCTTGCACTCTGTAAATTGTTATCAGAGATCAAAAATGGCAGAAACATCATAACAGTTTCCAGCTGCTGGAGAATCTGGAGAGAGATTCATGTGTGAGTCAATGGGACGTGTACTGACTGAAAACAATATTTTCCTGTTTGTAATGCTGAATTATAGAAGTTAAGATTCGCTGCTAGGTTTCCTCAGTCACAGAATGAAAATAGCAAGAGGAAATGGATTCTTCGATGAGTTTCCCGGCTATATTTGGGACATTAAGATCTCAAAGATCTAAGCCAGACCCAAGAAAGATGATTTGTAATCTTGAGGCTTTTGCACTGTTCCCACTGGATTGAGATTTACTAGCAGTAGGTGAAAGACACAGCTGTGTTGGAATTACATTTCCCCTTTTGTGTTCAGGGATCAGGGCTGGTTTTTTCCATCTGGCTAAGTAGGCCCTCATTTGCAGCACTTATGAAGTCAGGTCTCTTTGCCATGACTCTGTTGGTCACTGACTTCTAGCCAAACTTGAGGTCACGGGCAGAGCTACTACTTCTATAATGTTACTAGGCAGAAGCAGCATTGTACACATTAGAGTAGATGCAGGTTTTATGCCAGACACTTTGCTGCTCCTTCTTTAAACATTCAGCTAATCGGAGCTGGCTTCCACTAGGTTATGGCACCATGAGGCTTTAACCACAACTATTTGGGGGTTTATGGTATCCTAACTCAGCTCAGCCACAAACAGTGACTTCTACCAGAACTTGACTAACATGGACTCTAAATCTGGTCTCTGAAGCATCCCCAGGCTTGGATGACCTGGCACAGGATGGAGGTTTTCTCTTTCTCACTTCAGGCAACAGCTCCTCATTTACTCTTCCCACTACCACCAGACTTTCTCTCTGCTACAAATGTGTATGTAAAAATGGATAGTGGCCTAATGGAGAATTGAAGCCAGTGGAGCCTGGAGAACCAgtagagaagaaaagaaagagacaaTAGAGTTACTGTAGTGGCTGCCAACCCCAAAAGATCCAGGACAGGAGTTGATCTATAGCAAACTGCAACAAACATCTGTACACTAACATCCAATGCACCACGACATAAAGCAATGATGTCCATCAGGAATGCAGGGCACAGGCCAGGGGacattatatatgtatatattgaaaTGATTTATAGGCAGCCAAATTAATATTTGGTAAGAGTAAATATGATCAAGTTACTCCTTTGTTGAAAGctttgcattggcttccggtctactggagagtccaattcaaatgtgCCGGTATCATATTCAAAATTCTATATGGGATTTTTCTCCCATTGATTACTTTTTCGTTCAATTCCCAACAACCTTTATCCTCTAGGGGAATTCACAAATTTAAATTAGCTTTCCCTTCCATTAGGAGAATCAAAGCTTTTGGTGTAATCTATCATTCTCTGACATTCTCCctttgtaaaaatttggaatgatcttcctacagAAATTCTCTGATAATCTTTCGGAAAACTTTAAAGACTTATCTATTtcagaaatctttaaatgataaaTTGACGACTTCCTTGGCCTTTCAATAACTTTGTGTGAACCGGATCAAGCCCCATAGTCAGGATGACTCAGTATACAAGACTAAGGTTTGGATTGGATTGGACTAAAATAAAACACTGGCCAGTAATGATGAGGCAGGTAGAGGAGGATCTGAGTGAGTTTGTGAAAGGAGGATGGGGCAGAGGAAGGGGGAAATGTAATAATCAAATGGGGGAAGGGTGCAAATATAGCAATTGTTTAAGAGGGCCCAGTGTTGTCACTATTGAAAACATTCACATGTTTAGTGAATTTATAGTTGTTGAATGTCACTGGGATGAAAATGTGACATTTTTGGTTTATATGTGTCGCAAAAACAAaagtgctactactactatttattatttctgtagataGTCCcagcttagaagagcttacaatctaattatgacagacacagtgGACAAAATGGTGAACAAAAAAAAACGCATAAAGGAAATAGCAGGTGAACAAGAAAACCGTAAAAAAACAAATAAGTTGGCATCATCCCAGGCTACTGCCAAGCCTGTTAGTTCCACAGGCGAGCTCTATGGCTAGTGCCAGTGGAGGCCCAGTTCCTGGCACTGCTGCTCCTTACCCCTGACACTGTGTCTTCTGAGAGTTTGTGGGATGGCGACTGGGTGGTTTTCTCCACTGAATGAGTTCTTTTCACAATAAGGCCATTTATGAATTGCCAAATTGCTAAAGAATCCACATGCCACCTTTCCAGCAGTGAAACCTGCCAGCTTCCACTGTGCCGACTTACCTCAGCCAATGAGATTTTCACAGCAACATCTGGCCACAGTCTGGCAGTCTTTGAGGCCATGAGAGGACAGGTGGGTGGTGCCAGACACAGGGCAAAATAATCAACACGGTGACTTCCTGCTTGGCTGCTGGGTTCCTCTCACTCTCTTCATTTTTGACTTCCATGCTTTCCCCAGCTGAATTCATGGAAAAGTTTTGAAATTTTGTCACTTTAGCTCAAGGCTTTGGTTTCCTGTAACTTCCAGAATGGAATATTCCATCGAAGAAACTTctgcaaaacaaaaaacacctcaaacaataaaaataaaaactcagGAGGACATTTCCCTAGAATTTCAAGATTTGGATATACAATAATTCTCCTGTAGAAACTTCAGGAAATTAAAACTTTGGGGATGCAAATACCGACCTACAAACTTTTTGCAGATTCTGATCCCAAATATCGGGTTTTGGAAAGCAACATTTCTTATGGTGCAGAGAACACCTTTTTTTTCACCAATAAATTAGCAATCCTTATCTTTATTTCAAATTTGCTATACTGCTAAACTGAGGAAACAGAACTAAGCTGTTTACAAAACTACGAAGTGaagtggccatgttagtccactcttatgtaaaaataaaacaaaagcataaaggaaaaaaaaatcacatatttTAATGGGACTAATTTAATGTAGTTCAAtaattagctttcgaaggtaatcccttcttcctcagatcagaaaaaactaagaaaaatgaaaggaacgCCAGTAATTAAAGAGTCATATATACAACACAGTAACAAAGGGAGAATTGGCCAATGAAGGAAGGAAatattgatactctttgggttttggtctggattggccaccatgagaatgggcttctaggtttggtctgacccagtaaggctattcttatgtcttctTTCCCTATGCAAGAATAGCCCAAACTGCACCAGGAAATTCTGCTTGCCAAAGGTAATCTTAAAAAAACCTTCAAACATAGCCATGTTTTTATAGccatttttaaatcttttaaagaAGTCATGCTATGAATTGAAAGTGGCAAGCTTATTCCAGGTAAAAGACACCATAAAACGGAATGCTCTGGGTCTAGTTTCAACATAAGCCTGCTTAGGACCTGGGAAAACCAAGGATGGTCGTTTAGGGAGTGTAACACAGGTGGGATAATCAGAGTAGATGATTAGTCCAAGTCTTGAAGGtcagaaataaaattttataaataattctCTGTTTGACTTTATCGTAATGACCTACCATACATAGGAatctaattgctgtgttttggaggGTATGTTGTCTTATGGCGGAGGCTAGCAAACCTGTGTAGGCTGTTTTAACATAAATAAAACCtaacataaaattttttttaatgtatcacTATATACCGGGTAGTCTGATGTGGTTAACAGAATTATctaacagtgtctctcaaactttttaaactctggcacactaaacagagcaaatattttttgcagcacattataattgaaattataacattgcaaaaccaacaaaaaatttaaatttgagagttctttatttaaagttctttaagccagtgttcttcaatcaccggtccatggaccagtgccggtccacagaaatttcctgccggtccatgcatcaggcccaaaacagtgttcttcaaccgccggtccacagtgtgatcgatgcagcgttatcttcgagccagctccctcttcctaactgattcagtgcacaaagccacaggcagtggctcctacgggcaatctgcgcctgaactggaaaccttctctctgatgttgcaacgtcagagggaaggcttccagatgaggcacgggacgtgcaaggtgcaattagtactattatgggggcggggtctggggtggatattgggtagagatgggcggggtctggcccacgacttagcccagtgttcttcaaccgctggtccacggaccgatgccagtccacataataattattttatttctgacggtccataggtgtaaaaaggttgaaaaacactgctttaagctatgtatgggtaattgtgacaacagtgaaactaaagtagatagaatagaactgctgatcaatgcgatggatgtgcttgtttttgagtgcaattttAACTCAAAACGCAGTTCAATAGCTGAcatgcaaacatgcatttcatcatccaccatctgcagtcgttctctttttttctatttaatttctgtcagagctacaaatctaagtttgcaaagataagaagatccaaatggttacaaaaccttgattgctttgttgctcaaggtaggataactactgcttaaaaaaaacaaaaaacctaaaaTGACTTGCCGTTAGTTGTCAAGGACCAATcccatcaaagaatgatgcttgtctggttggttgtatccttacacacacagatgctcataacattgatagactcttgCATACATGACATACTCATCATctattctacaccagcattcttcaatgctaggtttgagggtcagtagcagggcccattcatactctgattatgtgagccaagtaaaggataatcaagccactgtgacatcactgatgaggttggctcttaggcactggtggaatgaggcattatgacattacaatatCTGCTCAGGATACCAGAgattgtcattctttagtgtctatctcaacctcagtccttctataccagcattcttcaatggaaggcttcagggtcagtggctgtgatCATTCATACTCTggattcttctttctctctttaaagaatgacatgaggggGGACAGGTCATTCTGTAcagcaattcttttttttcttatgtgagccaagtctaggacaatcaaagccattgtgacatcactgatgaggttggctcttaggcattggtggattgaggcattatgacatcatctgctctggaacgttgctactctttgtgtttcTGCCTGGTCCTTGGGGCCTGGGTtgacattgttggaaacaggattctgggcttgatggaccttcagtctgtcccagtatggcaacacttatgagtcttatgttctaaccatcccgtgtcattctttagtgtctgtctcaacctcagtccttctacaccagcattcttcaatggaaggcttcagggtcagtggctgggcccattcttactctgattcttccctctctccttaaagaatgacatggaaatggtgtcccgcagttatctgcggggacggaaacggtgatgaattttgctactatgtcattctctagttggaaagatctagttggaaaGATTCCCCACTTGTTTGGTTTTCAAGTAGGTCTAAAATACACACTGAAAAAGTAATTGACCGGTTCAGGATTAAAACTTATGTTTTTCTGACAGAAACCTTTGCAGCTCTGTCTCCAATTCCACATGCTTCTCCCCTTCTTAGGAGAATGCAATGAGTGAATGTAGTGGCCTTGTGTGCCCTCTAGTGAAAGAAAGCCAAATTGCAGATAGTACATGAACTGTTGCTGATGCCCCAGCAGCTTTCCAGTCACAGATTAATCCCTCTATGATTTATAGGACCGACTGAGCcatcttctctcccctcccctccctctctgattCATTTTAGAACAAGTGTGTAGCTGCTGCCTGACTTCTCCTGAGGAGGCTTCAAGGAAGGTGTAGCTTGGATAAAGGAAGAGAGGGGGAGGTAGAAGCTGTTGCACCGGATTTTTGAGTCTTGttgaaagtatggggcaggacaCCAGCACCTGAAATGCTAAAGAAAGGACTACGGAGAAGGTAGGAACTGAAAGCTGGCTGAGTTATGTCTTTCTTTTGTCACTGAAAGGGGGAGCAGGAGAAGTTTCATTGCATGTATCAGCTTTGGTTGCTCATACACCTGTGTCTGTTCCTAAAGCCCAGACAAGACATTTTTGCCAGGAGTTGAGGCAGTAAATCACATCTGTTTTCTCCCCTCAGTAGATTTTTAATTTACTGCTGGACAGTGCCGGGAATGTTTCACAACAGCTGTTTGTCACCAGAGACTGACAGGATTATCCTCCGAACGTGCCTGTCACTGACTTGTTCATGTTTTTATTTCTCCCTGAAGTAAAGCGATAGGGAAAAAATTTCTAAGAAGTAGCTCCGTGTTTCATTGACGGGATCCTTAGCACTGAATATGATTTGCAGTGGATATCGTAATtgaatcctctctctctcttttagttGAAAGCTGATGTGTTAATATAGGTTTGCAGCAAAAGGAAAATCTTTAAAACAGTTTCACAAATGTTGTATGTGGTCATGGACTgcaatttaaaatggaaaaaagacacaAGACTTTTGATGCATTTCTCTGCAGGCTTTGCTGTTTAATTTCTTCTGCTCTCGTTAATTTTTAGGGGCAGGAGGTGATGTGTGAGGGAAGCCCATCCTTGTCATTTTTAGACAGGACAGCAGAAACACAGTACAAGGAGGACAGAGAATTGGCAATTTCACCCTAGGATTATAAGAATTGAATCTTTCCAGTAAAATGACCTCTTCAGAGCAAATCCATAGGAGCTACATTTAGAAGGCAGTTGCAATCTGCTGGGGACAGGAAGACATGGAGAGCTCGTGTGCTGAAGGGAACGTGTGCTGGGCTCTTCTTGTTAATAACTCGCTCAAAAACTCCAGTCTGCTGCACAGGGCTTCTGCTGGAAACTCCACCGGGGACCCCGTGAAAAGGAATGAGGAGATAGCCAAGGTTGAGGTGGCCGTGCTCTCCCTCATTCTCTTCCTAGCCCTGACCGGCAACCTGTGCGTGCTGCTGGCAATCCACATCACCAGACAAAAACACTCCCGCATGTACTATTTCATGAAGCACCTGAGCATAGCTGACCTCGTGGTGGCTGTCTTCCAGGTTCTGCCGCAGCTCATCTGGGACATCACCTTCAGGTTTTATGGACCAGACTTCCTATGCCGCGTGGTGAAGTACCTTCAGGTAGTGGGGATGTTTGCATCCACCTACATGCTACTCTTAATGTCCCTTGACAGGTGCTTGGCCATCTGTCAGCCTCTCAGGTCTTTACACAGGGGCTCAGACCGAGCTTACGTGATCCTCACCTGgcttctgagcttcctagcaagCATTCCACAGGTCCACATCTTTTCCTTAAAAGAGGTGAACAAAGGAGTGTATGACTGCTGGGCCGAGTTCATCCAGCCCTGGGGGCTGAAAGCTTACGTGACCTGGATCACTGTCACGGTCTACATCATTCCAGTATTGATCCTGACTATCTGTTACGGTTTGATCAGCTTCAAAATCTGGCAGAATATTAAACTGAAAACGTTGTGTGAGACCAACATGAAACTGACGACCACTTCCATCCGCAAACCAGCACTGTCCCGGGTCAGCAGCGTGAAACTCATCTCCCAAGCCAAGATCCGAACAGTGAAAATGACCTTCATTATAGTCCTGGCTTACATAGTTTGCTGGACCCCTTTCTTCTTTGTACAGATGTGGTCAGTCTGGGACATAAATGCTCCCAAAGAAGGTACGTGCTTTCTTTCTTACTAAGCTGGGCTCATCGTTAAAAAACAGACTGACTAGACAGGTACAAGGCTCTAGGTAGCTGCGCACCCTAAACTGAGGTATTTTTGATCATTTAAGCTCTACAAAGATTTGTGATAGAATAGTGGGAAAGTCTGTGCGGGATAAATGTTGAAAATTGCATGATGCAGGTTTAGAGCGTTTCTCTTTGGGACTCAGAAGGGCCAATGCCGAGGGTAGAC
Coding sequences:
- the OXTR gene encoding oxytocin receptor, whose amino-acid sequence is MESSCAEGNVCWALLVNNSLKNSSLLHRASAGNSTGDPVKRNEEIAKVEVAVLSLILFLALTGNLCVLLAIHITRQKHSRMYYFMKHLSIADLVVAVFQVLPQLIWDITFRFYGPDFLCRVVKYLQVVGMFASTYMLLLMSLDRCLAICQPLRSLHRGSDRAYVILTWLLSFLASIPQVHIFSLKEVNKGVYDCWAEFIQPWGLKAYVTWITVTVYIIPVLILTICYGLISFKIWQNIKLKTLCETNMKLTTTSIRKPALSRVSSVKLISQAKIRTVKMTFIIVLAYIVCWTPFFFVQMWSVWDINAPKEASLFIIAMLLGSLNSCCNPWIYMFFTGHLFHDLLQRVLCCSSRYLKSKQQGSDLSTSRKSNSSTFVMSQKSSSQKSVSQPSSA